From one Xiphias gladius isolate SHS-SW01 ecotype Sanya breed wild chromosome 12, ASM1685928v1, whole genome shotgun sequence genomic stretch:
- the si:ch73-335l21.2 gene encoding RING finger domain-containing protein has product MTGDVVPGPQQGDPAASAATLGEPMDVECPICYQEYDQYNKCPRMLECLHVFCTECLQKIQLCRCEPPDPHSPPAIPCPLCRHLTPLGTGDSLSLPCNSRILARLPPVAFRLPVTMATRLATVTQRVVLSLGGDSRETRFIILPTVSLRVQQMHPDRSYGTAPGLVGEEEVIQQSKKTLFCVQLLAVIFWVLFVITCVVGVVFGPHFLNGKL; this is encoded by the coding sequence ATGACAGGGGATGTTGTCCCAGGTCCCCAGCAGGGGGACCCAGCTGCTTCAGCAGCAACCCTTGGGGAGCCCATGGATGTGGAGTGTCCCATCTGCTACCAAGAGTACGACCAGTACAACAAATGCCCCCGGATGCTGGAGTGCCTCCATGTTTTTTGCACTGAGTGCCTCCAGAAGATCCAACTCTGCCGCTGCGAGCCTCCCGACCCCCACAGCCCACCCGCCATCCCCTGCCCCCTGTGCCGCCACCTCACCCCCCTTGGAACTGGGGATTCCCTCTCCTTACCCTGCAACTCCCGCATCCTGGCCAGGCTGCCCCCCGTGGCCTTCCGCCTGCCTGTGACAATGGCAACTCGCCTGGCCACAGTCACCCAGAGAGTGGTACTCTCCCTGGGGGGCGACAGCAGGGAAACCCGCTTCATCATCCTGCCCACTGTCAGCCTGCGGGTGCAGCAGATGCACCCGGACAGATCATACGGCACGGCACCAGGCCTGGTGGGTGAAGAGGAGGTCATACAGCAGAGCAAGAAGACGCTGTTCTGTGTACAGCTGCTGGCTGTCATCTTCTGGGTGCTGTTTGTGATCACCTGCGTGGTTGGCGTGGTGTTTGGGCCACATTTCTTGAACGGGAAACTTTAG